One part of the Vitis riparia cultivar Riparia Gloire de Montpellier isolate 1030 chromosome 6, EGFV_Vit.rip_1.0, whole genome shotgun sequence genome encodes these proteins:
- the LOC117916674 gene encoding dirigent protein 22-like gives MAKTLLVSPSYFIFFIFLIFSSTTTPIFGEEYNYVKSVNPKKMKIPREKVSHFKLYWQDDVSGSNATSVTVIEALNNSSPYFGMVNIIDNSLTVGPNMSSKTVGKAQGLYASTGQEDASLLMVMNFAFTDGKYNGSTFTVLGRNNVNAEVREMPIIGGSGLFRFARGYALASTYSFYDNGDATIEYNCYVIHY, from the coding sequence ATGGCTAAAACTCTCCTTGTTTCACCTTCctacttcatcttcttcatctttctcattttttcttctaCCACAACTCCAATTTTTGGAGAAGAATATAACTATGTCAAAAGTGTCAAtcctaaaaaaatgaagataccGAGAGAAAAGGTAAGTCATTTTAAACTTTATTGGCAGGATGATGTTAGCGGGTCTAATGCAACCTCAGTCACAGTGATTGAAGCACTGAACAACTCGTCACCATATTTTGGTATGGTAAATATAATTGATAACTCGTTAACCGTTGGGCCAAATATGAGCTCAAAAACGGTTGGAAAGGCCCAAGGGCTTTACGCATCTACGGGACAAGAAGATGCTTCATTATTGATGGTTATGAATTTTGCATTCACTGATGGCAAGTATAATGGTAGCACATTCACTGTGTTAGGACGAAACAATGTAAATGCTGAGGTAAGGGAGATGCCAATAATCGGTGGTAGTGGGCTTTTCCGATTTGCTAGAGGTTATGCTCTAGCATCGACTTACTCGTTCTACGACAACGGAGATGCCACTATTGAATACAATTGCTATGTCATACATTattga